One genomic segment of Nonomuraea coxensis DSM 45129 includes these proteins:
- a CDS encoding alpha/beta fold hydrolase, which yields MPYADVAGDVRLFYTDDGTGDGGRPPLLLVHGWGTDSHQWSWHLDALTAAGHRVIAPDLRGHGYSSVPETGNTPRAMAADLKALLDVLGVREAVAIGHSMGAQVVSFLAVEHPDRVRALVAVDPGYGMSDAIVRGFPRMIAALRGPRPHEAAEAIDEWCTNAATPAVVRRWHKRRLHGMAPHVLAEAMEAMFTAPDAIGPRLASEEYLARRTCPVLSIWSDPGRASWEAGLLKDPASRVVCWEGSSHRLHEERPAEFVHLVTGWLRRVAA from the coding sequence CCGACGACGGCACGGGCGACGGCGGACGGCCCCCGCTGCTGCTCGTGCACGGCTGGGGCACCGACTCCCACCAGTGGTCCTGGCACCTCGACGCCCTGACCGCCGCCGGCCACCGCGTGATCGCTCCCGACCTGCGCGGGCACGGCTACTCGTCCGTCCCGGAGACGGGCAACACGCCCCGCGCGATGGCCGCCGACCTCAAGGCGCTCCTCGACGTCCTCGGCGTCAGGGAGGCGGTCGCGATCGGCCACTCGATGGGCGCCCAGGTGGTCTCCTTCCTCGCCGTCGAGCACCCGGACCGGGTCCGGGCGCTCGTCGCCGTCGATCCCGGCTACGGCATGTCCGACGCGATCGTCCGCGGCTTCCCCCGCATGATCGCGGCCCTGCGCGGGCCGCGCCCGCACGAGGCCGCCGAGGCCATCGACGAGTGGTGCACGAACGCCGCCACCCCCGCCGTCGTGCGCCGCTGGCACAAGCGCCGCCTGCACGGCATGGCCCCGCACGTGCTGGCCGAGGCGATGGAGGCCATGTTCACCGCGCCGGACGCCATCGGGCCGCGCCTCGCTAGCGAGGAGTACCTGGCGCGCCGGACCTGCCCGGTGCTGTCGATCTGGTCCGACCCCGGGCGGGCGTCCTGGGAGGCGGGGCTGCTGAAGGACCCGGCGTCCAGGGTCGTGTGCTGGGAGGGCTCCAGCCACCGGCTGCACGAGGAGCGGCCCGCGGAGTTCGTCCACCTCGTGACCGGGTGGCTGCGGCGCGTGGCGGCGTGA
- a CDS encoding DUF4126 domain-containing protein, protein MLAALTGLGLSTAAGLNAYIPLLVVGVLSNLTDTVRLPDGYAWLSNWGVLAIIAVLLAAEVVLDKVPAVDSVNDAIQTVVRPASGGVVFSATNAAAELEKSSWMTEHPWVGWLLGIGVALAVHAMKAAARPLVNVGTAGAGAPVVSTVEDAGSLGMSLIAIFLPVLVIVALVLLAVLSWWLLRRVRRLRARRRAARSQPPG, encoded by the coding sequence ATGCTCGCCGCACTGACCGGCCTGGGCCTGTCCACGGCCGCCGGCCTCAACGCCTACATCCCGCTCCTGGTCGTCGGCGTGCTGTCGAACCTCACCGACACCGTGAGGCTCCCCGACGGCTACGCCTGGCTGTCCAACTGGGGCGTGCTCGCGATCATCGCGGTGCTGCTGGCCGCCGAGGTGGTCCTCGACAAGGTGCCCGCCGTCGACAGCGTCAACGACGCCATCCAGACCGTGGTGCGCCCGGCCTCGGGCGGCGTCGTCTTCTCGGCCACGAACGCCGCCGCCGAGCTGGAGAAGTCCTCCTGGATGACCGAGCACCCCTGGGTCGGCTGGCTGCTCGGCATCGGCGTCGCGCTGGCCGTGCACGCCATGAAGGCCGCCGCCCGCCCCCTCGTCAACGTGGGCACGGCGGGGGCCGGCGCCCCGGTCGTGAGCACCGTCGAGGACGCGGGCTCGCTCGGCATGAGCCTGATCGCGATCTTCCTCCCGGTGCTGGTGATCGTCGCGCTGGTGCTGCTCGCCGTGCTGAGCTGGTGGCTCCTGCGGCGCGTACGCCGTCTCCGTGCCCGCAGGAGGGCCGCCAGGAGTCAGCCTCCAGGATGA